The Spirosoma sp. SC4-14 DNA window GATTTCTTGGAATAGATAAAAAGCAAAACTAAATTTTGCCGTAATTGAATCTTTCGGAATTAACTATGAATTATACGGTTGTTTCGAGAACTGGAAGTGGGTAGGTACTCCTGCCATTGCTCAACGCCGTTGGCATCCTGTTAAAGTCCAGACAATTGTTGATCGTATTACCCAGTTTACGCCTACCAATAATTTAGTTGCTCCCTTATTTAACCACTCTAATCAAACTAGTACACCCCCTATGGAGACAAAAAAAAATCTACGTACAGCCTCTAAACTTCTCGCCCTGGTAACTGTGTTGCTTGTGAGTGCAACCCGGACCTATGCACAAGGTACGTCTACCAGCACACCCGCTCTGTCGCAGGATGTGGCTAACATTATCTGGCTTTGCCTGGCGGCCTTCCTTGTATTCTTTATGCAGGCTGGCTTCGCTATGGTAGAATCGGGACTGACACGCGCCAAGAACTCAGTAAATATCATGATGAAGAATTTGCTGGATTTTTGCCTGGGGGCTGTATTGTTCTGGGCTATTGGGTATGCTATCATGTATTGTAGTGGAGACTATAATTTCCTTGGTTTCGATACGGCCCTGGCCTTTCTGGGGTCGGCCAATGCGCCAACCGATGCCGCAGGCTATAGCACGAGTGCCGCCTGGTTGTTTCAGGTTGTCTTTGCTGCTACGGCTGCTACCATCGTGTCGGGTGCTATGGCCGAGCGGACGAAGCTGATTTCCTATCTGATTTATTCGTGTATTATTTCAGCGATCGTTTACCCAATCAGTGGCCACTGGATTTGGGGCGGTGGCTGGTTGAGCGATATGGGCTTCCGCGATTTTGCAGGTTCTACCGTTGTTCACTCTGTAGGTGGTTGGGCTGCTCTGGCAGGCGCTATGGTTGTAGGGCCGCGTCTGGGTAAATACAACAAAGATGGTTCTGTTAATACCATTTTGCCCCACAACATGCCGTTGGCGGCTTTGGGCGTGTTTATTCTGTGGTTCGGCTGGTATGGTTTTAACCCCGGTTCAACCCTGACAGCGGTTGCGGGTGTATCGCACGTGGCCGTAACAACAACGCTCGCTGCAGCTACCGGTGCTATTGGCGCTATGATTGTATCATGGATTACGTTCAAAAAGCCCGATTTGTCAATGACGCTCAACGGCGCACTGGCTGGATTGGTCGGCATCACGGCTCCCTGTGCTTCGGTCAGTACCGTAAGTGCGGCCATTATTGGTCTGATAGCGGGTATTCTGGTATTTTATTCCTGCCTGTTTCTGGAGAACAAAGCTAAAATCGATGATCCGGTTGGCGCTATCAGCGTACATGGTGTGTGTGGTGCCTGGGGTACATTAGCCGTAGGCCTTTTCGGGCAGCGTTCCATCGATATTCAGTATTGGGCCGAAGATACGGCCATTCAGGATGGTTTATTCTTTGGGGGAGGATTTAGCCAGCTCTGGCCACAACTGGTGGGCGTTGGCGTAGTTCTGGTTTACTCATTCGTTGTGATGTTTGTGGTTTTTCAGATTATCAAGGCTACCGTTGGCCTGCGGGCAAGCGATGCCGAACAGCTCGAAGGGCTGGATCTGGGCGAACATGGCAACACCGCTTATGGCAACTTCGTGCTTGAGCCAACGGGTCCCGGTGCTATCATTAACCATACAAATGGTAAAGGAGTAGCGGCTGTAGAAGGTCTTTAGGGCCTACAGTACTGTGTAGTAGATTGCTGAATAAAAAGGAAGGTGCAACTAGCCTGTATAAGCAGTAGTTTGCACCTTCCTTTTTTGGGAAATATGCGCCGACGATCAATAGTCCGTCGACTCTTTTGTAGAGAATTTTATTAATTCCAGCGCGGATTGGTGATCAGAATAAGTAATATAAATAGCCCGTAAAGTGCACCGGGAATAGCCAGTACTGAAAGCAGAACTTTGGCCCATAGCCCATACTGATGGGTTTGCAACCA harbors:
- a CDS encoding ammonium transporter, which translates into the protein METKKNLRTASKLLALVTVLLVSATRTYAQGTSTSTPALSQDVANIIWLCLAAFLVFFMQAGFAMVESGLTRAKNSVNIMMKNLLDFCLGAVLFWAIGYAIMYCSGDYNFLGFDTALAFLGSANAPTDAAGYSTSAAWLFQVVFAATAATIVSGAMAERTKLISYLIYSCIISAIVYPISGHWIWGGGWLSDMGFRDFAGSTVVHSVGGWAALAGAMVVGPRLGKYNKDGSVNTILPHNMPLAALGVFILWFGWYGFNPGSTLTAVAGVSHVAVTTTLAAATGAIGAMIVSWITFKKPDLSMTLNGALAGLVGITAPCASVSTVSAAIIGLIAGILVFYSCLFLENKAKIDDPVGAISVHGVCGAWGTLAVGLFGQRSIDIQYWAEDTAIQDGLFFGGGFSQLWPQLVGVGVVLVYSFVVMFVVFQIIKATVGLRASDAEQLEGLDLGEHGNTAYGNFVLEPTGPGAIINHTNGKGVAAVEGL